In one Solanum lycopersicum chromosome 11, SLM_r2.1 genomic region, the following are encoded:
- the LOC101264999 gene encoding mitochondrial fission 1 protein A: MDSKIGNFFESVGNFFIGVDQIPWCDSDIVTGCEREVAEAGKGSSDELKNECIMRLSWALVHSRRPEDVQRGIAMLETSLGGSNSPLQMREKIYLLAVGYYRSGDYARSRQLVDRCLEIEPEWRQALTLRKTVEDKIKKDGVIGIGIAATAVTAVGLLAGGLVAALSRKK; the protein is encoded by the exons ATGGATTCTAAGATCGGAAATTTCTTCGAGTCGGTCGGAAATTTTTTCATCGGAGTAGATCAGATTCCTTGGTGCGATTCCGATATCGTCACT GGTTGTGAACGTGAAGTTGCTGAGGCAGGAAAAGGTTCCTCTGATGAACTGAAAAATGAATGCATCATGCGTCTATCATGGGCTCTTGTTCACTCAAGACGTCCAGAAGATGTACAACGTGGAATAGCAATGCTTGAAA CTTCTCTGGGTGGCAGTAATAGTCCCCTGCAAATGAGGGAAAAGATTTATCTTCTGGCCGTTGGCTACTACAGAAGCGGGGACTATGCAAGAAGCAGGCAGCTTGTTGATCGTTGTTTGGAG ATTGAACCGGAGTGGAGACAGGCCTTGACCCTCCGGAAAACTGttgaagataaaattaaaaaag ATGGAGTAATTGGCATTGGCATTGCTGCTACTGCTGTAACTGCTGTTGGACTCCTGGCTGGTGGACTTGTAGCGGCTTTGTCTCGCAAGAAATGA
- the LOC101255763 gene encoding uncharacterized protein produces the protein MSNLSKFEFVALDISGKNYLSWVLDAEIHLAAKGLDATITQGNEASSQDKTKAMIFLRLHPDEGLKIEYLTVKDPLELWTDLKGRYDHLKTTVLPRARYEWMHLRFQDFKTVTEYNSAVFRITSQLKLCGETIKDEDMLEKTLTAFHASNVILQQQYREKARPTVAAPLPEANVVEAHDQSEVKRDDHRGYNNARGRGKDKRRYTNRQGGGHNKRENNMSSQNNPSKSNCRRCGMKGHWKNECRTHDHFVSLYQNSFKKKGNKSGASSSNARAESHMTLKDDNKTGTSQKYDEDVEANLALKDDVFDGLGDITHMEVDDFLGDRN, from the exons atgtcgaatttatccaaatttgagtttgtggcattagatatttctggaaaaaattATCTTTCATGGGTACTCGATGCTGAGATTCACTTGGCTGCTAAAGGTCTTGATGCCACTATTACTCAGGGAAATGAAGCATCTAGTCAAGATAAGACGAAGGCTATGATTTTCCTTCGTCTTCATCCTGATGAGGGCCTGAAGATTGAATATCTGACGGTAAAAGATCCACTTGAATTGTGGACTGATTTAAAGGGGAGATATGACCATCTAAAGACAACAGTGTTGCCAAGAGCTCGTTATGAGTGGATGCATTTACGGTTTCAAGATTTTAAGACCGTAACTGAATACAACTCTGCTGTATTCAGGATAACCTCCCAGTTGAAATTATGTGGGGAgactataaaagatgaggacatgTTGGAAAAGACACTTACTGCTTTTCATGCCTCAAATGTGATATTGCAGCAACAATATCgtgaaaagg ctCGTCCCACTGTAGCTGCTCCATTACCGGAGGCAAATGTGGTGGAAGCACATGATCAATCTGAAGTAAAAAGAGATGATCATCGGGGCTATAATAATGCACGGGGACGTGGCAAAGATAAAAGACGATACACTAATCGTCAAGGTGGTGGTCATAATAAAAGGGAGAACAACATGAGTTCTCAAAATAACCCCTCAAAAAGTAATTGTCGTCGTTGTGGCATGAAAGGCCATTGGAAGAATGAATGTCGCACACATGACCATTTTGTAAGCCTCTATCAAAATTCctttaaaaagaaaggaaataaaagtggTGCTTCCTCTTCCAATGCTCGAGCTGAGTCACATATGActcttaaagatgataataagACGGGAACATCTCAGAAATATGATGAGGATGTTGAAGCAAATTTGGCTTTAAAGGATGATGTTTTTGATGGCCTTGGTGACATTACTCATATGgaagttgatgacttccttggaGATCGAAACTAA
- the LOC101264486 gene encoding probable magnesium transporter NIPA6 isoform X2 has product MVFSKDNMTGIILALLASVFIGSSFIIKKKGLRRAAVVSGVRAGVGGYSYLLEPLWWIGMITMIVGEIANFVAYAFAPAVLVTPLGALSIIVSAVLAQIILKEKLHPLGILGCVLCIIGSVVIVVHAPQEHPISSVKEIWYMATQKAFLLYMGSVIVLVFILVFYFAPQCGHSNVLVFTGICSLMGSLSVMSVKALGTSLKLTVEGKNQLIYPETWAFMFIVAVCVVTQMNYLNKALDTFNTAVVSPIYYVMFTTLTIVASVIMFKDWDGQNIGSITSEICGFIVVLSGTILLHVTRDVERSSSFRGNYTPSSPSLSTRLCNSNGESHKHEEEHESYSEEADSRRQDLQV; this is encoded by the exons ATGGTTTTCTCTAAAGATAATATGACAGGTATTATTTTGGCTCTGCTTGCAAGTGTGTTCATAGGGTcaagttttattattaagaagAAAGGCCTTAGAAGAGCTGCTGTTGTCTCTGGTGTTAGAGCTG GTGTTGGTGGGTATTCATATCTTTTGGAGCCCCTCTGGTGGATTGGAATGATCACAA TGATAGTCGGAGAGATTGCAAATTTTGTGGCATATGCTTTTGCTCCGGCGGTTCTAGTCACCCCTCTGGGTGCATTGAGTATAATTGTCAG TGCTGTATTGGCTCAgattattttgaaggaaaagtTGCACCCGCTTGGAATTTTGGGTTGTGTGCTGTGCATTATTGGTTCTGTTGTTATAGTTGTCCATGCACCACAGGAGCATCCTATCTCTTCTGTCAAAGAAATTTGGTATATGGCAACTCAGAAAG CATTTTTGCTCTACATGGGATCGGTGATTGTCTTGGTTTTCATTCTGGTCTTCTACTTTGCTCCTCAATGTGGACACTCAAATGTTCTTGTTTTCACTGGAATCTGCTCATTGATGGGTTCTCTCTCG GTTATGAGTGTTAAAGCCCTCGGTACTTCACTGAAGTTAACTGTTGAGGGAAAGAACCAGCTGATCTATCCGGAAACCTGGGCTTTTATGTTTATTGTGGCAGTTTGTGTTGTTACACAAATGAACTATCTCAATAAG GCCCTTGATACCTTCAACACTGCCGTTGTCTCTCCTATATACTATGTTATGTTCACAACACTAACAATCGTTGCCAGTGTCATCATGTTTAAG GACTGGGATGGACAAAACATTGGGAGCATTACATCAGAAATATGCGGGTTCATCGTTGTGCTCTCTGGAACCATCTTGTTGCATGTAACCAGAGATGTGGAAAGAAGTTCATCCTTCAGAG GTAATTACACACCTTCATCCCCTTCGTTATCAACACGACTATGTAATTCAAACGGGGAATCACATAAGCATGAAGAAGAACATGAATCGTACTCTGAGGAAGCCGATTCTAGAAGACAGGATCTCCAGGTTTAA
- the LOC101264486 gene encoding probable magnesium transporter NIPA6 isoform X1, producing MVFSKDNMTGIILALLASVFIGSSFIIKKKGLRRAAVVSGVRAGVGGYSYLLEPLWWIGMITILEFSVNQLSTLLVLLICFMIFSMIVGEIANFVAYAFAPAVLVTPLGALSIIVSAVLAQIILKEKLHPLGILGCVLCIIGSVVIVVHAPQEHPISSVKEIWYMATQKAFLLYMGSVIVLVFILVFYFAPQCGHSNVLVFTGICSLMGSLSVMSVKALGTSLKLTVEGKNQLIYPETWAFMFIVAVCVVTQMNYLNKALDTFNTAVVSPIYYVMFTTLTIVASVIMFKDWDGQNIGSITSEICGFIVVLSGTILLHVTRDVERSSSFRGNYTPSSPSLSTRLCNSNGESHKHEEEHESYSEEADSRRQDLQV from the exons ATGGTTTTCTCTAAAGATAATATGACAGGTATTATTTTGGCTCTGCTTGCAAGTGTGTTCATAGGGTcaagttttattattaagaagAAAGGCCTTAGAAGAGCTGCTGTTGTCTCTGGTGTTAGAGCTG GTGTTGGTGGGTATTCATATCTTTTGGAGCCCCTCTGGTGGATTGGAATGATCACAA TTTTGGAATTTTCTGTTAATCAACTCTCTACCCTTTTGGTGCTACTGATTTGTTTCATGATTTTCTCAA TGATAGTCGGAGAGATTGCAAATTTTGTGGCATATGCTTTTGCTCCGGCGGTTCTAGTCACCCCTCTGGGTGCATTGAGTATAATTGTCAG TGCTGTATTGGCTCAgattattttgaaggaaaagtTGCACCCGCTTGGAATTTTGGGTTGTGTGCTGTGCATTATTGGTTCTGTTGTTATAGTTGTCCATGCACCACAGGAGCATCCTATCTCTTCTGTCAAAGAAATTTGGTATATGGCAACTCAGAAAG CATTTTTGCTCTACATGGGATCGGTGATTGTCTTGGTTTTCATTCTGGTCTTCTACTTTGCTCCTCAATGTGGACACTCAAATGTTCTTGTTTTCACTGGAATCTGCTCATTGATGGGTTCTCTCTCG GTTATGAGTGTTAAAGCCCTCGGTACTTCACTGAAGTTAACTGTTGAGGGAAAGAACCAGCTGATCTATCCGGAAACCTGGGCTTTTATGTTTATTGTGGCAGTTTGTGTTGTTACACAAATGAACTATCTCAATAAG GCCCTTGATACCTTCAACACTGCCGTTGTCTCTCCTATATACTATGTTATGTTCACAACACTAACAATCGTTGCCAGTGTCATCATGTTTAAG GACTGGGATGGACAAAACATTGGGAGCATTACATCAGAAATATGCGGGTTCATCGTTGTGCTCTCTGGAACCATCTTGTTGCATGTAACCAGAGATGTGGAAAGAAGTTCATCCTTCAGAG GTAATTACACACCTTCATCCCCTTCGTTATCAACACGACTATGTAATTCAAACGGGGAATCACATAAGCATGAAGAAGAACATGAATCGTACTCTGAGGAAGCCGATTCTAGAAGACAGGATCTCCAGGTTTAA